In Mycetocola zhujimingii, one DNA window encodes the following:
- a CDS encoding Ig-like domain-containing protein yields the protein MLKWLKGRKITASVVALSVLVAVPVTVAVIHEGFPVTDVDLSARDVWVTNGTELMAGRLNRQIEELNASVSTVSNDIDVLQNGENVLLHDRSGSTVERIDSAFTTLVQRADMPPGAELSLGDAKLSIVDPKSGELWVTNTAGELRFSTVDTKPIAKLGKNAKSVVSSEGTVFAVSPEKKKLYAYPEGGGEPTVTALPKLDDYLLTAAGEQAVILDRDKNRILTDADGSISLPDKGVKLQQVSATGGEVIVATGSSLLRVRLNDDKPQTIKAEITNPVKKANEISSPVNLNGCAHGAWSGASKYVAVCGDASPSRQAIEPLAEGGTLEFRVNRNVVALNNLQTGDVWLVDANMRLVKNWEEVTPPQEDDGEEGDEKASTQSFEDTLADRTEQNRPPIARDDVLGARPGKSTILPVLDNDTDPDGDVLTIGANLQGLVPESGLVEFIDGGRALQFTPNAEQSAGTISFRYSVSDGRTGGVAEATVSVTIMPMETNSPPVEQRKGAVSVEVGQSISYNPLIDWRDPDGDDIFLQSAVSDNGDLVRFSHEGFVTVTHTSAQEGPRDIVYVVSDGYETASGTFTVDVKPAGTLGPIGTPDHVQTFVGEPVEAYPLDNDLSTNGSQLALLGAEAQSGGLTVTVKPDSNSMQLAAGNAGVYYVQYTLGAGAATSIGMLRVDVRDAPTEVQKPIAVHDTGYLRPNEPTSLNVLTNDVSPSGSVLAIRSLDIPDESRVLSIEVLNSSVIRVTSSGAVTDQLQFSYTLSDGTHEATTTVSIVPVPPLTKHQAPIASDDTVTVRAGDIASVPVLDNDVHPDNAVMTLAPDLVEPATGGLAFVAEGKVRYQAPREPGVYSAVYTVTDAFKQQAVARVTFNVVAENKDDNDAPAPKTLTARVFADSSVEVNVPLDGLDPNGDSLVFDGLASSPALGSVTDSTSTTFVYTAAPGSSGTDVFSYTLKDTYGATAIGTVRIGVIQRPAQDSPPIAVDDTIEVQPGRVATVPVLANDSDPNGYEIEVVKKLKEVPEGVTATVSKKQFVEIEAPEEETTLSIRYEITNNNGGFDTAFVQVRVTRDATIEPPTLIDHIVEAADVVGQKTVDIDVLKNANNSGGRTEDLEVSLEGPNAANAENLGDGMVRVTLVDNRMAITYRLTNTVDALSSAAFIVVPPFSDGLPPRMKDLPTQYVDKNATRTWKLDDIAESPTGKKIRITGAKAVSSAKSNGAPNFVDDQTLTFTPALDYRGPANITFEATDGSSTGVATLVLPIVVGDPEMKDEPPTFTPPDMTIEANGEPETFDLRAASFHQNPEVLAALTYSGLGGAAGGIQAALSGSTVTVSAPFGTPTGTATTLTFQVKYREFVIDGSMNVRVVASSKPMPSTVDDSEPNGRSSKAVTLNVLANDYNPFPGQPLTITSTQLNSGNATVTISGSNLIITPGPEKSQQISVIYTIQDATKDASRQAQGRADVIVTSAPDAPAAPTLAASPRKITVTIEPSPSNNGAEITSYTVTRTGGGGSVVQTGKAGARLSFAGENGTPYEFSVRATNKVGESAASPTRSATSYGTPTAPTSVAISNPSGKTAPTALRANWGVPDDDGGSITGYNWRFSNGTAGSTTSRSASITDVGAGDYTVEVQACGQFECGPWAKSDAVHVSEPPPPPPPPPPAPPEDKRTLSLKKGPPAGGGMFYFHITMKNWEPNTDYDWSCYTNGSYFRTYTLRTNGSGGFDEAPLTCFAGFPDTKVKVGDKESGYVDFRP from the coding sequence TTGTTGAAGTGGCTCAAGGGGCGCAAAATCACGGCATCCGTCGTTGCGCTCTCGGTTCTCGTCGCGGTCCCCGTCACCGTCGCCGTCATCCACGAGGGCTTCCCGGTCACCGACGTCGACCTGAGCGCCCGCGACGTCTGGGTGACGAACGGCACTGAGCTCATGGCTGGTCGTCTCAACCGTCAGATTGAAGAGCTCAACGCCTCCGTCTCCACGGTGTCCAACGACATCGACGTCCTCCAGAACGGCGAGAACGTTCTGCTCCACGACCGCTCAGGCTCCACCGTCGAGCGCATCGACTCCGCTTTCACCACCCTTGTCCAGCGCGCGGATATGCCGCCGGGCGCCGAGCTGTCGCTCGGCGACGCGAAGCTCTCCATCGTCGACCCCAAGTCCGGTGAGCTGTGGGTCACGAACACGGCGGGAGAGCTGCGGTTCTCGACGGTCGACACCAAGCCCATCGCCAAGCTCGGCAAGAACGCCAAGTCGGTTGTGTCGAGCGAGGGCACGGTATTCGCTGTGTCACCCGAGAAGAAGAAGTTGTATGCCTACCCCGAGGGCGGGGGAGAGCCGACGGTCACCGCGCTGCCGAAGCTCGACGACTACCTCCTGACCGCTGCCGGTGAGCAGGCCGTCATCCTCGACCGGGACAAGAACCGAATACTGACGGATGCCGACGGCTCGATTTCGCTGCCAGACAAGGGCGTCAAGCTGCAGCAGGTGAGCGCGACCGGCGGCGAGGTCATCGTCGCGACCGGATCATCCCTGCTTCGCGTCCGCCTCAACGATGACAAGCCGCAGACCATCAAGGCCGAGATCACCAATCCGGTGAAGAAGGCCAACGAGATCTCATCGCCGGTCAACCTCAACGGCTGTGCCCACGGCGCGTGGTCGGGCGCAAGCAAGTACGTCGCGGTGTGTGGAGACGCCTCGCCCTCCCGCCAGGCCATCGAGCCGCTCGCCGAGGGGGGGACCCTCGAGTTCCGCGTCAACAGGAATGTCGTTGCGCTGAACAACCTGCAGACCGGCGACGTCTGGCTCGTCGACGCGAACATGCGGCTCGTGAAGAACTGGGAGGAAGTTACTCCGCCTCAGGAGGATGACGGCGAGGAGGGTGACGAGAAGGCATCGACCCAGTCGTTCGAAGACACCCTCGCCGACCGCACCGAGCAGAACCGCCCGCCGATCGCGCGAGATGACGTCCTCGGTGCGCGCCCAGGCAAGAGCACAATCCTCCCCGTCCTCGACAACGACACAGACCCGGACGGCGACGTCCTCACCATCGGTGCGAACCTCCAGGGGCTTGTGCCGGAGTCAGGGCTCGTCGAATTCATCGACGGCGGCCGCGCGCTGCAGTTCACCCCGAATGCCGAGCAGTCCGCCGGCACAATCTCGTTCCGCTATTCGGTGTCGGACGGTCGCACCGGAGGCGTCGCCGAAGCGACGGTGAGCGTCACCATCATGCCGATGGAGACCAACTCGCCTCCCGTCGAGCAGCGGAAGGGTGCGGTCAGCGTCGAGGTCGGGCAATCGATCTCCTACAACCCGCTCATCGACTGGCGCGATCCAGACGGCGACGACATCTTCCTCCAGTCAGCGGTGTCGGACAACGGTGACCTCGTCCGGTTCTCCCACGAGGGTTTCGTCACCGTCACACACACCTCAGCGCAGGAGGGCCCGCGCGACATCGTCTACGTCGTCTCTGACGGCTACGAGACGGCATCCGGAACCTTCACCGTCGACGTCAAGCCGGCAGGCACGCTCGGGCCGATCGGCACGCCCGACCACGTGCAGACCTTCGTCGGTGAACCCGTCGAGGCGTATCCCCTCGACAACGACCTCTCCACCAACGGATCCCAGCTCGCGCTCCTCGGCGCTGAGGCGCAGAGCGGCGGACTGACCGTTACCGTCAAGCCCGACTCCAACTCGATGCAACTCGCGGCGGGCAACGCCGGCGTCTACTACGTGCAGTACACGCTCGGCGCCGGTGCCGCCACGAGCATCGGCATGCTCCGCGTCGATGTCCGGGACGCACCCACCGAGGTCCAGAAGCCGATCGCGGTGCACGATACGGGCTACCTTCGTCCCAACGAGCCCACCTCTCTCAACGTGCTCACCAACGACGTGTCACCGAGCGGCAGCGTTCTCGCCATTCGCTCACTCGACATTCCCGACGAGTCGCGGGTGCTCTCCATCGAGGTGCTCAACTCCTCGGTGATCCGCGTGACGTCGTCCGGCGCCGTTACCGACCAGCTTCAGTTCAGCTACACGCTGTCCGATGGGACTCACGAGGCAACGACGACGGTGTCGATCGTGCCCGTCCCGCCGCTGACCAAGCACCAGGCGCCGATCGCTTCAGACGATACGGTCACCGTGCGCGCCGGCGACATTGCAAGCGTCCCTGTGCTCGACAACGATGTTCACCCCGACAACGCGGTGATGACGCTCGCTCCGGACCTCGTGGAGCCTGCCACGGGCGGGCTTGCCTTCGTCGCCGAAGGCAAGGTGCGCTACCAGGCGCCGCGTGAGCCAGGGGTGTACTCGGCGGTGTACACGGTGACGGATGCCTTCAAGCAGCAGGCGGTCGCGCGGGTCACCTTCAATGTCGTCGCCGAGAACAAGGACGACAACGATGCACCAGCGCCCAAAACACTGACCGCCCGGGTGTTCGCCGACTCGTCCGTCGAGGTCAACGTGCCGCTGGATGGACTCGACCCGAACGGTGACTCGCTCGTCTTCGACGGGCTGGCCAGCTCACCAGCGCTCGGAAGTGTGACGGACTCCACCAGCACGACGTTCGTCTATACCGCAGCCCCGGGTTCGAGCGGTACCGACGTCTTCTCGTACACGCTCAAGGACACTTATGGAGCGACAGCGATCGGGACCGTGCGCATCGGTGTCATCCAGCGCCCAGCGCAGGACTCGCCACCCATCGCCGTCGACGACACCATCGAGGTGCAACCGGGCCGGGTCGCGACAGTGCCGGTGCTCGCCAACGACTCCGACCCCAACGGGTACGAGATCGAAGTGGTCAAGAAGCTCAAAGAGGTCCCCGAGGGCGTGACCGCGACCGTATCGAAGAAGCAGTTCGTCGAGATCGAGGCGCCGGAGGAGGAGACGACGCTCTCCATCCGCTACGAGATCACCAACAACAACGGAGGGTTTGACACTGCGTTCGTTCAGGTGCGGGTGACCAGGGACGCCACAATCGAACCGCCGACGCTCATCGACCACATCGTTGAGGCGGCCGACGTCGTCGGTCAGAAAACCGTCGATATCGATGTGCTGAAGAACGCGAACAACTCTGGCGGTCGCACCGAAGATCTCGAAGTGTCACTCGAGGGACCTAACGCTGCCAACGCGGAGAACCTCGGCGACGGCATGGTTCGCGTCACCCTCGTCGACAACCGGATGGCGATCACCTACCGCCTGACGAACACCGTCGACGCCCTCAGCTCCGCCGCCTTCATCGTTGTGCCTCCGTTCTCCGACGGCCTGCCGCCGCGCATGAAGGATCTGCCGACCCAGTACGTCGATAAGAACGCGACCCGCACCTGGAAGCTCGACGACATTGCTGAGTCGCCCACCGGCAAGAAGATCCGCATCACGGGAGCGAAAGCTGTCTCGAGCGCGAAGAGCAACGGCGCCCCGAACTTCGTCGACGACCAGACCCTCACGTTCACCCCGGCGCTGGACTACCGCGGGCCCGCGAACATCACGTTCGAGGCGACAGACGGTTCGTCCACCGGCGTCGCGACACTGGTTCTCCCCATCGTCGTCGGCGACCCCGAGATGAAGGATGAGCCGCCGACATTCACCCCGCCAGACATGACGATCGAGGCCAACGGCGAACCGGAGACCTTCGACCTCCGCGCGGCGAGCTTCCACCAGAATCCGGAGGTCCTCGCAGCCCTGACGTACTCCGGACTCGGCGGCGCTGCCGGCGGAATCCAGGCAGCGCTGAGCGGATCCACTGTGACTGTCTCTGCGCCGTTCGGCACGCCGACGGGTACAGCGACCACCCTCACGTTCCAGGTGAAATACCGGGAGTTCGTCATCGACGGCTCAATGAACGTCCGGGTCGTTGCCTCCAGTAAGCCCATGCCGTCCACGGTGGATGACTCCGAACCGAACGGGCGCAGCAGCAAGGCTGTCACCCTCAACGTGCTGGCCAACGACTACAACCCGTTCCCGGGCCAGCCGCTCACCATCACCTCGACGCAGCTCAATTCAGGCAACGCGACAGTGACGATCTCTGGCTCCAACCTGATCATCACGCCCGGCCCGGAGAAGAGCCAGCAGATCAGCGTGATCTACACGATCCAGGACGCGACGAAGGATGCCTCGAGGCAGGCCCAGGGGCGCGCAGACGTCATCGTCACGAGCGCCCCGGATGCGCCGGCCGCGCCGACGCTTGCGGCGAGCCCCAGGAAAATCACCGTGACGATTGAGCCATCGCCGTCGAACAACGGTGCGGAGATCACGTCGTACACGGTCACGCGGACCGGCGGCGGAGGTTCCGTTGTCCAGACGGGAAAGGCCGGCGCTCGGCTCAGCTTCGCGGGTGAGAACGGGACGCCATACGAGTTCAGCGTGCGCGCGACCAATAAGGTCGGCGAGAGCGCCGCGTCACCGACGCGGTCGGCGACCTCGTACGGGACGCCGACGGCTCCGACCAGCGTGGCGATCAGCAATCCGAGCGGCAAGACAGCCCCAACCGCCCTGAGGGCGAACTGGGGAGTGCCGGACGATGACGGCGGCAGCATCACGGGCTACAACTGGAGATTCTCAAACGGGACGGCTGGTTCGACCACGTCGAGGTCTGCGTCGATCACTGACGTCGGTGCGGGTGACTACACGGTTGAGGTTCAGGCGTGCGGTCAGTTCGAGTGTGGCCCGTGGGCCAAGTCGGATGCTGTTCACGTTTCCGAGCCGCCACCACCGCCTCCACCACCGCCGCCGGCGCCACCGGAGGATAAGCGCACCCTCTCGCTGAAGAAGGGGCCGCCAGCGGGCGGTGGCATGTTCTACTTCCACATCACCATGAAGAACTGGGAGCCAAACACCGATTACGACTGGAGCTGTTACACCAACGGCAGCTACTTCCGCACATATACCCTCAGGACGAACGGCAGCGGGGGCTTCGACGAGGCACCACTCACCTGCTTCGCGGGTTTCCCGGACACGAAGGTCAAGGTCGGGGACAAAGAATCGGGCTACGTGGACTTCCGTCCATGA
- a CDS encoding FHA domain-containing protein: MTNGSEFPDEWNGNPIPPRPPLPPVGVARASDGGIPAVPGVPAAPGAPASPVPAVPAVPMPGAGNADPRVSAESEPEPAKFKIGMPPGINFDPDTVPSSDFPAVVPVAKPGFGPAPTPQAPTPQAPAPGRNHERDASAAPSLVLPDGTVLPLAGGLVVGRDPLRQEGYPASVLARLHDVERSVSKTHAALGVSAGGAWVVDLNSTNGTFLVAQDGSLTPCLPEVPTPLLPGVDIRFGEYRVAVRLG, translated from the coding sequence ATGACGAACGGTTCAGAGTTCCCCGATGAGTGGAACGGCAACCCTATTCCGCCGCGGCCGCCCCTTCCGCCGGTCGGCGTGGCTCGCGCATCCGATGGTGGTATCCCCGCCGTGCCCGGAGTTCCGGCCGCGCCCGGCGCACCGGCATCACCGGTGCCGGCGGTGCCGGCGGTGCCAATGCCCGGTGCCGGGAACGCCGACCCGCGCGTGAGCGCCGAGTCAGAGCCTGAGCCGGCCAAGTTCAAAATCGGCATGCCTCCCGGCATCAACTTCGACCCTGACACCGTGCCGTCTTCTGATTTCCCCGCCGTCGTGCCCGTCGCGAAGCCCGGGTTCGGTCCAGCACCGACCCCACAGGCACCGACCCCACAGGCACCGGCTCCCGGCAGGAACCACGAGCGCGACGCTTCCGCCGCCCCGAGTCTGGTACTCCCGGACGGCACAGTCCTTCCGCTCGCTGGCGGCCTCGTCGTTGGCCGTGATCCGCTGCGGCAGGAGGGGTACCCGGCAAGCGTGCTCGCGAGGCTCCACGACGTCGAGCGAAGCGTATCGAAGACGCACGCGGCGCTCGGCGTCTCAGCGGGCGGCGCCTGGGTGGTCGACCTGAACTCAACGAACGGGACGTTTCTCGTGGCTCAGGACGGCAGCCTCACGCCGTGCCTTCCCGAGGTACCCACTCCACTGCTGCCTGGTGTTGACATCAGGTTCGGCGAGTACCGGGTTGCGGTGAGGCTGGGCTGA
- a CDS encoding transglutaminase domain-containing protein: MSEPIDDRTVRAAKPAPAPAEPSAGTTRRKKPKMPKLSRSGARPPRAPGVPAPQLPRGTVSAATWRDLAVVTALSLVGVWGFAPAFGDTGYLLAGIGGVLVGTGAGYLSHRFRLNAFVTALGAIAVYFILGSALAMPGYALFAVLPTLQTLRGLALGSVFGWADIVTLAAPVGAPDYITVLPYAAGWLVGLVSAVLVLRWMPRHDRTPLRLAILLIGPILLYVMGVLIGTQTPFLATLRGIAFAVVALVWLGWRKGSANNASLQERKGLNRNKLIGTAIIVVAATLVTGLAGSALVPAPESRFVLREKVVPPFDPEDYPSPLAGFRKYTKDLGESELMTVTGLKAADKIRLAVMDTYDGRLWDVAGPETQTGGSGSFSLVGERMPDAPLLVSESSRSVTVSVGAYSGVWVPVVGYPTKLTLPTEPEDKTQDLRYNAATATTVLTSGVDKGYSYSFDAQIQDVYSDEALKNVPTADVTLPAVDKVPDVVTAKAAEYVGTATTPVAQLREIERQLKANGFLSHGLASDAVPSRAGHGADRIEELFTRNQMIGDEEQFAAAFALMARSLGYPARVVMGFAPENIEEGAEVTITGEDITAWVEVPFEGVGWISFSPTPDEKEIPQDQNPKPKTEPQPQVRQPPRAEKQAEDLLTNVDINDSDDEKKDDDAFELPGWLVAILWIVGVPLVLYLVPLLVIALIKSRRRKRRREAATADARAAGAWDEALDSFTELGFSVPAVGTRGMLARDLGTQVSSHATAQGESTDAGASDGEDAGTVLTRLADGADEAVFAGVDATDEHVDGLWQASERSSVAAAAAVGWWRRQLSRFRVSSRKTGSTTGSTRQAAHKGRSRRRAKGESQK; encoded by the coding sequence ATGAGCGAGCCCATCGACGACAGGACGGTCCGAGCGGCCAAACCCGCGCCCGCTCCCGCCGAACCATCCGCCGGCACCACGCGACGGAAAAAACCGAAGATGCCGAAGCTCTCACGCAGCGGGGCACGGCCGCCGCGCGCGCCGGGCGTACCGGCACCCCAGCTTCCCCGTGGAACCGTGTCGGCGGCGACGTGGCGGGACCTCGCGGTTGTGACGGCGCTCTCGCTCGTCGGTGTGTGGGGATTCGCTCCGGCGTTCGGAGACACCGGCTACCTCCTCGCCGGCATCGGCGGCGTCCTTGTCGGTACGGGAGCGGGCTATCTCTCTCACCGCTTCCGGCTCAACGCTTTCGTCACGGCGCTCGGCGCAATTGCCGTCTACTTTATTCTGGGCAGCGCCCTGGCCATGCCGGGGTATGCCCTCTTCGCCGTGCTCCCAACGCTTCAGACGCTCCGCGGCCTCGCGCTCGGCTCGGTGTTCGGGTGGGCAGACATCGTCACGCTCGCGGCACCCGTCGGTGCGCCCGACTACATCACCGTGCTGCCATATGCGGCGGGCTGGCTCGTCGGTCTGGTGTCGGCGGTGCTTGTCCTTCGGTGGATGCCGCGGCACGACCGCACCCCGTTGCGGCTCGCCATCCTGCTCATCGGCCCGATCCTGCTGTACGTCATGGGCGTGCTCATCGGAACGCAGACACCGTTCCTCGCGACGCTGCGCGGGATCGCCTTCGCTGTCGTCGCCCTCGTGTGGCTCGGCTGGCGCAAGGGATCCGCGAACAACGCGAGTCTCCAGGAGCGCAAGGGACTCAACCGGAACAAGCTCATCGGCACGGCGATCATCGTTGTCGCGGCGACCCTGGTCACCGGTTTGGCCGGGTCAGCACTCGTGCCCGCTCCTGAGTCCCGGTTCGTGCTGAGAGAGAAGGTCGTCCCGCCGTTCGACCCGGAGGACTACCCGAGCCCGCTCGCCGGTTTCCGCAAATACACCAAGGACCTCGGTGAGTCCGAACTCATGACGGTGACCGGTCTCAAGGCGGCGGACAAGATTCGTCTCGCCGTCATGGACACCTACGATGGCAGGCTGTGGGACGTCGCTGGCCCCGAAACCCAGACCGGCGGCTCCGGTTCGTTCAGCCTCGTCGGCGAGAGGATGCCAGACGCGCCGCTCCTGGTCTCCGAGTCCTCACGATCCGTCACTGTGTCAGTTGGCGCGTACTCGGGGGTCTGGGTGCCCGTCGTCGGATACCCGACGAAGCTGACCCTCCCCACCGAGCCGGAGGACAAGACACAGGACCTTCGGTACAACGCGGCGACGGCGACGACGGTGCTCACCTCCGGGGTCGACAAGGGCTACAGCTACAGCTTCGACGCCCAGATCCAGGACGTGTACTCCGACGAGGCCCTGAAGAACGTCCCGACGGCGGATGTCACGCTGCCAGCCGTCGACAAGGTGCCTGACGTGGTCACCGCCAAGGCGGCCGAGTACGTCGGAACCGCGACGACCCCGGTTGCGCAGTTGCGTGAGATCGAGCGACAGCTCAAGGCCAACGGATTCCTCAGCCACGGCCTTGCCTCTGATGCCGTCCCATCGCGGGCTGGACACGGCGCCGACCGGATCGAAGAGCTCTTCACCCGCAACCAGATGATCGGCGATGAGGAACAGTTCGCGGCGGCCTTTGCCCTGATGGCACGTTCCCTCGGCTATCCGGCGCGCGTGGTGATGGGATTCGCACCGGAGAACATCGAGGAGGGTGCAGAGGTCACCATCACCGGTGAGGACATCACCGCGTGGGTTGAGGTTCCATTCGAAGGTGTCGGCTGGATTTCGTTCTCGCCGACGCCCGACGAAAAGGAGATCCCGCAGGACCAGAACCCCAAGCCGAAGACCGAACCGCAGCCGCAGGTACGGCAGCCGCCCCGGGCCGAGAAGCAGGCAGAAGATCTCCTCACCAATGTCGACATCAACGACAGCGACGACGAGAAGAAAGATGACGACGCGTTCGAGCTTCCCGGCTGGCTCGTCGCCATTCTGTGGATCGTCGGCGTCCCGCTCGTGCTCTATCTCGTTCCCCTCCTCGTGATCGCCCTGATCAAATCGAGGCGCAGGAAGAGGCGGCGCGAGGCCGCGACGGCCGACGCGCGTGCTGCCGGTGCGTGGGACGAAGCTCTCGACAGTTTCACCGAGCTCGGCTTCAGCGTCCCTGCCGTCGGCACCCGCGGCATGCTCGCGAGGGACCTGGGAACACAGGTCAGTTCGCACGCAACTGCCCAGGGCGAGTCGACGGATGCCGGGGCGAGCGACGGCGAGGATGCTGGCACTGTCCTGACCCGCCTCGCGGACGGCGCCGATGAAGCTGTCTTCGCGGGTGTCGACGCCACGGACGAGCATGTGGACGGACTGTGGCAGGCATCCGAACGGTCGTCGGTAGCCGCCGCTGCCGCTGTAGGCTGGTGGCGCCGTCAACTCAGCAGGTTCCGTGTCAGTTCGAGGAAAACGGGCTCGACAACGGGCTCGACGCGGCAGGCGGCGCACAAGGGCAGGTCGCGCAGACGTGCGAAGGGGGAGAGCCAGAAATGA
- a CDS encoding AAA family ATPase, with amino-acid sequence MSVTSEQAAWFQGAFDSLVDNVGQAILGKEETIKLVIASMLSEGHVLLEDFPGTGKTVLAKALANTLEGTNSRIQFTPDLLPSDVTGVTIYNQSSNKFEFHKGPIFASVVLADEINRASPKTQSALLEVMEEGVVTVDGESYPVGKPFMVIATQNPVEQAGTYKLPEAQLDRFLIKTSLGYPDRDTAVSLLLDAANRSRSSKITPIIGAPSLIAMSQLASEVHVDRSVMEYITDIVHATRSHKDVALGVSMRGGLALARMIKTWALGHGRTYATPDDVNTLAIPVLAHRLIVDAESEFAGVKAEDIVSGILVDLPVPAYRAA; translated from the coding sequence GTGAGTGTCACTTCAGAACAGGCCGCATGGTTCCAGGGCGCCTTCGATTCCCTCGTCGACAACGTGGGGCAGGCCATTCTCGGCAAGGAGGAAACGATCAAGCTGGTCATCGCCTCGATGCTGAGCGAGGGCCACGTGCTCCTCGAAGACTTCCCCGGCACGGGAAAGACTGTGCTCGCGAAGGCGCTCGCGAACACCCTCGAGGGAACGAACTCCCGCATCCAGTTCACCCCCGACCTGCTGCCGTCCGACGTGACAGGAGTCACGATCTACAACCAGTCGTCGAACAAGTTCGAGTTCCACAAGGGCCCGATCTTCGCGTCTGTCGTACTCGCGGATGAGATCAACCGTGCGTCGCCGAAGACCCAGTCAGCGCTGCTCGAGGTGATGGAAGAGGGCGTCGTCACGGTGGATGGCGAGAGCTACCCCGTTGGGAAGCCGTTCATGGTGATCGCCACCCAGAACCCGGTTGAACAGGCGGGAACGTACAAACTCCCCGAAGCCCAGCTCGACCGCTTCCTGATCAAGACGTCGCTCGGCTACCCGGACAGGGATACCGCGGTGAGCCTGCTTCTCGACGCCGCCAACCGATCGCGCTCGTCGAAAATCACGCCGATCATCGGGGCGCCGTCGCTCATCGCGATGTCTCAACTGGCATCCGAGGTTCACGTCGACCGCTCGGTCATGGAATACATCACCGACATCGTGCACGCGACGCGTTCGCACAAGGATGTCGCTCTGGGTGTCAGCATGCGCGGTGGCCTCGCGCTCGCCCGGATGATCAAGACCTGGGCGCTCGGACACGGCAGGACCTACGCAACGCCTGATGACGTCAACACGCTGGCGATCCCCGTCCTCGCGCACCGCCTGATCGTCGATGCCGAGAGTGAGTTCGCCGGGGTGAAGGCAGAGGACATCGTCTCCGGCATCCTCGTCGACCTCCCTGTTCCCGCGTATCGCGCAGCCTGA
- a CDS encoding DUF58 domain-containing protein yields the protein MTTSLDAPPIAPAPDTSGADVTGEFVLPPEKRRRANPLAPVAASARSGATAAWRAGSRLAAGGWRFVAPYVQVISGLGALVLVAGAVALTGGLLLGWPELTFIGLTLLVAAVVALFFLIGRSSYSIDIELNPRRVTVGDRAIGRVLVTNIGKRPSTATTLEVPVGEGLAEFAIGGLKPGEDTEELFAVPTNRRAVILAGPAVSVRGDQLGLFRRAVRWTDQIELFVHPVTTRLHPTAAGLVRDLEGQVTKKITNNDISFHALRAYVTGDDVRYVHWRTSARTGQLMVRQFEESRRSQLTIIASSDTRYYADDAEFELAVSVMASIGSQVIRDGTQISVVTEDRILKTHSVTSLLDDTCRIESIAGSTASARDFVREATKRLPPPSVVVIVAGSLMDATDYRSIQRLFGGETNVLALRIETGARARIQDVAGLAIITIGALSDLPRVMARAV from the coding sequence ATGACCACGAGCCTCGACGCGCCACCGATCGCGCCGGCACCCGATACAAGCGGTGCCGACGTGACCGGTGAGTTCGTGCTGCCGCCGGAGAAACGCCGGCGGGCTAACCCGCTCGCCCCGGTCGCAGCCTCTGCGCGCTCAGGAGCGACAGCCGCCTGGCGAGCCGGGTCGCGGCTGGCCGCCGGCGGATGGCGGTTCGTTGCCCCGTACGTCCAGGTCATTTCGGGCCTCGGGGCCCTCGTGCTGGTGGCGGGGGCCGTCGCCTTGACCGGCGGATTGCTGCTCGGCTGGCCTGAACTGACGTTCATCGGTCTCACCCTCCTTGTCGCCGCTGTCGTTGCCCTGTTCTTCCTGATCGGCCGATCGAGCTACTCCATCGACATCGAACTCAACCCGCGCCGCGTGACCGTTGGCGACCGTGCCATCGGCCGCGTGCTTGTGACCAACATTGGCAAGCGTCCGTCAACGGCGACGACGCTGGAGGTACCGGTGGGGGAGGGCCTCGCCGAGTTCGCCATCGGTGGCCTGAAACCCGGCGAGGACACCGAAGAGCTCTTCGCCGTGCCGACGAACCGTCGAGCCGTGATTCTCGCCGGTCCTGCGGTCTCGGTGCGCGGCGACCAACTGGGACTTTTCCGCAGGGCCGTGCGATGGACCGACCAGATCGAGTTGTTCGTGCACCCCGTCACGACCCGGCTTCACCCGACGGCAGCCGGACTGGTCCGCGACCTCGAGGGCCAGGTCACCAAGAAGATCACGAACAACGACATTTCGTTCCACGCGCTGCGCGCCTACGTCACCGGCGATGATGTTCGTTACGTGCACTGGCGTACATCGGCCCGCACCGGGCAGCTTATGGTGCGGCAATTCGAGGAATCCCGCCGCAGCCAGCTCACGATCATCGCCTCGAGTGACACTCGCTATTACGCCGACGACGCCGAATTCGAACTCGCGGTATCGGTCATGGCATCCATCGGCTCACAGGTGATCCGCGACGGCACGCAGATCAGCGTTGTGACGGAAGACCGGATCCTGAAGACGCACTCGGTGACGTCGCTGCTCGACGACACGTGCCGGATCGAGTCGATCGCCGGTTCGACGGCATCCGCCAGGGACTTCGTCAGGGAGGCGACCAAACGGCTGCCGCCACCGAGCGTCGTGGTCATCGTCGCCGGGTCGCTCATGGACGCGACAGATTACCGATCAATCCAGCGACTGTTCGGCGGCGAGACCAACGTTCTGGCGCTCCGGATCGAAACCGGCGCACGGGCCAGGATCCAGGATGTCGCTGGTCTCGCAATCATTACCATCGGCGCGCTCAGCGACCTGCCCCGAGTGATGGCGAGGGCGGTATGA